Genomic segment of Sodaliphilus pleomorphus:
CTCGCTATACTCGTCGGGATTTTCAAAATTGATGTTGGGCGCCACAAAGTTGTGTTGCATCATGAGCAGCGAGTACACGGCCTCGCTGGCTCCGGCCATCCAGCACTCATGGCCCGTCATCGACTTGGTGCTCGACACGAGTGCATGCGTGCCGTTGAAAATGTGGTCGATGGCCAGGGCTTCGATCATGTCGCCTTGCGGGGTGCTTGTGGCATGGGCATTGATATAGTCGATGTCGTCGGGACTTGCCATGGCATCGCGCAGGGCACGGCTCATAGCTGTCACCGAGCCTGAGTCGCTGGGCTGCTGTATGCCGCCGCCGTTCGACGAGAAACCGTAGCCTGCCACTTCGGCAATGATGTTGGCTCCCCGGGCCAGGGCGCTGTCGTAGTCTTCAAGCACAAGTGCGGCAGCACCGCCGCTGGGCACGAGGCCGTCGCGGTCGCGGTCAAAAGGCCGCGAAGCCTGTTGCGGCTGCTCGATGCGCTTCGAAAAGGCATTGAGGGCGTCGAACGATGCCATGGCGTGGTAATTCACCTCCTGGGCGCCTCCGCACAAGATGCGGTCTTGCAGCCCCTGCTTGATGAGCAGGTAGGCCAGGCCTATTGCGTGCGAGCCGCTGGCGCAGGCCGCGCTCACGGTGAAGTTGATGCCTCGCAGGTGGAAAATCGTGCTCAAGTTCATGTTCACGGTCGAGTTCATCGACTGGAACACAAGTGCCGACCCTATCATGGCCGAGTCGTGCTTCTCGTCCATGATTTTGGCTGTTTCTATCACTGGCCGTGACGAGGAGTCGTTGCCGAAGATGACGCCCACCTCGTGGTGCAAGAGAAAGTCGGTGTCGATGCCAGCGCCCTGAAAGGCCTCGAGCGAGGCCATATAGGCATACTCGGCCTCCTGTGGCATCCCTATGCGTTGCCGTCGGCTCAGTTTTCCTTTGAGTTCAGGCTCGGGCACAATGCCTGTGAGGGGCGATTGGTAGCCATAGGTGATGCGGTCGTGGTCGATGCCTATGCCCGATTTGCCTGCATAGAGCGCATCTTTTACCTCATTCAAACTGGTGCCCAGGCACGACCATATTCCCATGCCGGTTATTACTACCCGTCTATTGTTCATGTACTTGTGTTATTATTTTTGTTTTATGTGTAAAGTCCACCGTTTATCGAAATCACTTGGCCGGTGATATAGGCTGCCTTGTCGCTGGCCAGGAAAGCCACAAGCTGGGCCACTTCGTCGGGCTTGCCAAAGCGCTTCATGGGTATCATCTGCTTGAGCGAGTCCTCGTCGAGGTCTTTGGTCATGTCGGTCTCAATGAAACCAGGTGCGACGGCGTTGACTGTCACCTTGCGCGGTGCCACTTCCTGTGACAGTGCCTTGGTAGCGCCTATCAAGGCCGCTTTGGCTGCCGAGTAGTTGGTCTGGCCGGGCAGGCCTTTCAAGCCCGAGAGCGAGGCGATGTTGATCACGCGGCCGCTCCGGTGGGTGAGCATGTCTTTGAGCAGGCGGCGCGTGAGGTAGAAAAAACCGTTGAGCGTGGTGTCGAGCACGCTGTGCCACTCCTCGTTCTGCATGAATATCATGAGATTGTCGTGGCGCACGCCCGCGTTGTTGACCAGCACCGAGATGAAGTTGTCGGGGTGAGCGGCTGTCCACTTGGCCACGGCGTCCTCAATCGCGCCAGGGCTCGACACGTCAAATGGCAACAGCTCGCAGCGGCCGCCTTGCGACTCGATTTCTTGAGCCACAGCACGAGCAGCCTCATGGTTGCTGTGATAGTTGATCACAACGACGTGGCCCTGCTGGGCAAGAGCAAGCGCGATGGCACGCCCTATGCCGCGAGAAGCTCCTGTTACTAGTGCATATTTCATTGTGCTTGCGTTCAAGTTTTACTACAAATTGCAAATTTACTATTTTTTTGTCGCCTGCTGGCTATCATTCTGCCAAATGGGCACTTGTGCTGTGTTAATAATAATAAAAAGAGGCTGCGGCAGTCGTTGTGTCTTGCATCTCTCTCTGGGCGCAACGGCGGTGTGTGTCATTTGCTTGCTTCGTTACCGTTGCGGGCTTTCTGTGGGTGTGGTGAGCCCCATAAGCGGGTTTTGAGAGTCTGGCACAAGTGCCTGAGCACGCCCCTGGGCGAGTAGAGTATCATCCGGGGGCCTGCCCAGCGCATCACCATTTTTATGCGTTGGCGCTCAGTGGGAGCGTAGCAGTGTATGGGGCAATCCTTGCACGCAGGTTTGGCCTCGCCGTAGCGGCAGTGTTCCAGCCGGTTGCAGGCATACTGGGCCAGGCGCATGAACTCCTGTCGCGATGCGTCGTCGTTGCAGCGATGGCGGGCGTAGATTGTTATCATCTTGCGCAATATGTACTTGTCGTGTTCGATGCGTTGCATGGCGGCTGTAGACTTTTGTTACTATTGTGCTTGGATGTCCTTGATGGGGTCGTGTGACTTGAGATACTGCTCTATGCTGTCGATTTCGCGGTAAAACGGTGTGTCGTCTACAGTCTTGGGGCACCTCTCTCTAACCTCGTCATAGGTCTTGCGGTTGGCCGGTGCCAGCTGGGCGGCAATGTCGAGGCAGTCGGTGGCTTGGGCCAGCGCGATGTAGAGTATTGCCATCACCTGGCAGCAGTTCTCAATCACTCGCTTGGTGAGCAACGCCGTGTTGGTTCCCATCGACACGATGTCTTGATTGTCGTTGTTGTTGGGAATGGAGTGTACATAGTTGGGCATGGCCAGCGTTTGGCACTCGGCCGTGGTCGATGTGGCGGTAAACTGGCAAGCTTGCATGCCGTAGTTGAGCCCCAGCGTGCCCATGTTGAGGAAGGGCGGCAGGATGCCGTTGATGCGGTCGTGCATCAGGTAGTTGAGTTGCCGCTCGGCAGTCATGGCCAGCCTCACCAGTGCGATTTTCACCTTGTCCTGTTCCAGCGATATGTAGTCGCCGTGGAAGTTGCCGCCGTGCAGCACATCGCCTGCGACGGGGTCGACGATGGGATTGTCGCAGGCCGAGTTGAGCTCTTCCTCGAGCACGCGGCGCGAGCAGGCAAGTGTCTCGGCTATGGGGCCCAGTATCTGTGGGGTGCATCGCAGCGAGTAGTAGGCTTGCACCTTGTGCTCAAAGGTCGTGGTATCGCGGTGGCTGCTGTCGTAGAGCTCGTGCTGGCGTTTCCTCAGGCACTGGCTCCCTTGTGCCAGCTTGCGCATGCAGCGGGCCACATGTTGTTGCCCCTCGTGCCGTCGGGCCGCATTGAGCTCCTCGCTCATCATGTCGTCGTAGGACGATGCTATCTCGTTTATCCACACTGCCGCAGCAATGCTCCAGTCGAGCAGCCGCTCGGCCATGAACTGGTTGACTATGCCTATTCCAGTCATCACCGAGGTGCCATTGGTGAGCGAAAGCCCTTCTCTTATGTGTATTTGTAACGGTTGCAGGCCATTGATGCGCAACACCTCGCCGGCGTCGCGCCACTGGCCCTTGTAGTGCACTTGCCCCTCGCCTATGAGCGTGAGCGCCATGTGGGCCAGTTGCACGAGGTCGCCGCTCGCACCCACCGAGCCATGCTCGGGAATGAAAGGAAAAATGCCGCGGTTGATGAATTGCACCAGCAGGCGCACGGCGTCGGGGTGCACGCCCGAGCGTGCTTGCAGCAGCGTGCCTGCACGTGCTATCATGGCTGCTTTCACGCACGTGTCGTCGAGTGGTGCGCCTGCACCAGTGGCGTGGCTGCGTATGATGTTGTATTGCAGGTCTTTGAGATGCTTGTCGTCGACACGCCATTGCGCCATGGGGCCAAAACCGGTGTTGATGCCATAGATCACCTTATCGGCTGCAAATTTCTTTAAAAATTCATAGCACGCTTCCACATCGTCGAGCGGTAGCGAGGCCATGTCGATGGTTTTGCCCGAATACAGGATGCTGCTCACATCCTCAAGAGAGAATACAGGGGTTTGCATAGTTTGCATGTGTTGAAAAAGTTTATTCTTGTCGGCTGCTGGCGAGGCACATTGAGGGCGTCAATGCCTGAAAAACGATAGAAAATAGCTGGGAAACGGCGTCTCGAAGCTCAAGGGCTCGTGTGTGCGCGGCTGGTAGAAGGCCAGTCTGAAGGCATGCAGGCACAACCGGCGTGCATGGTCGGTCGTGCTGCCATACTTGTAGTCGCCCACGATGGGGTGGTGCAGCACCTGCATGTGAACGCGTATCTGGTTTTTCCGGCCCGTGTGCAAGTGGAGTTCAATCAGGGCAAATGCATCGTTCTGCTCGATGAGTCGCCAGTCGGTGCTTGCCCATTTGCCGCCATTGTTGGTGCGGCTGCTCACGATTTTCAGGCTTGGAGTGTCTTTTAGCCAGCTCTCGATGTGGCCGTGGTCTTTCTCCATGGGACCTTCAACCACTGCTACATAGCGCCGGTCGATCACCGTCTTGTGCCAGTCGGCCGTCATGAGCTGTTGGGCCTCGACGCTCTTGGCATACACCATGAGCCCGCTGGTGCGCGTGTCGAGGCGGTGCACCACATGGGCGTGACAGCGCTGGTGGGTCTCAATGAAATAGCGGTCGAGCAGGTCCTTCATGTTCAGACTGTTGCGCCCCACTCCCATCGAGAGCACCTCGTCGGCCTTGTCGACGACAATCACGTCGTCGTCTTCATACACGATGTTGAAGTACTTGCCAAAGTCGAAGCGTGTGCGCGTCTCCGGCCCCGGGTGCTTGCTTATCTCGACCAGCATGTCGGGCACGACTTGGAAATCGTGACGCGTCTGCACCTGGTGGTCCACCATCACGCCGCCACCGCTCAAGATGGCTTTGGCCTTGTTGCGGCTTATGCCGTCGAGTTTCTTCATCACAAAGTCGAGCAGCCCCATGTTCTCTCGAGAGAGAAACTGGGTGAACTTGGTGTCGACGCGGGGAACTCCGCCCTTGTGTTGCCTGTTGCGATACATGATGCTGCAAAGGTAGCAAAAAATGTTGACACTCAGCCAGCCTCGACCTATACGATTTGGACGACCTCACAAGGCTCCCGTCGCCAAGTTGGGATTGAAGCTATGTTGCCCTCTATATTGAAATGTTGTGACACGATTTTGGGAATCGTTGGTAATATTATTTTTTGTCACTAACTTTGCACACTAATTTTTCTGACAATGGCACCAATACGCAAGACAAAGAAAACAAAGTGGGAGCAGTCGGCTACCGAGAAGGCACTCCTCTCGTTTTTTGACCTGTACAATTGCAAGTTTACGACACATGACTTCGATGGCGGCAAGTTCAGGAACTACAGCTTTGTGTTCCAGGGCGGACACTTTGTGGCCCGCTTGTTTCGCGACACCGAGGGCGTTGAGGTGATATTTCCTTGCATTGCCGAGGGGGAGATGGGCTACTACACCATGGTGCTCTCTTTGTGCAACCGGTTCAACCGGCTGAGTCTGCGCTACAAGTTCAGCTACGAGCTCGACGACGACAAAAAAATGGTGACGGTGCACATGTCGTTTTTTGCCGAGACCGTCGATGCCTTGACGTTTGAAGACAACCTGCAGCACATCTTTGCCGACGCCCGTGCCTTTGGCGAGGCTTTCGACCAGGAGCTGGGCATGGCCAAGCGCGACAATGGTGCCGACCTGGGACACGCATTTGCCGCCGACGAGCGCGAGACCTTTTTGCTGCGGCACATGGAGTTCAGCAGCCAGAGTGCTCAATTCCAGTTCCGCCCCAACGATGTTGAGCATCTCACCGTTGGGCAGCTGGTCGACAACTTGCTCGACCGCGCCCCGCTCGTTTTCACCAGGCTGCAGGTGTTGACGGGCACGCTCAATGAGATTACCGACAGAGAAGCCATCGAGAACTTTGACCTGTCGACCGCATTGATCGACGGTACAGGCAGCCAGGCTAAGTTTGCTTGCGACAGCGCCGTTGTTGTGCTGCATTACATCACCCCGGGTGTTGCTGGCGAGACCGAGCGCACAATCACCTTCATGTTGAGAAACGAGGGCAGCGACGGCGACACGCTCTACTATCGCATCAATGTGCTTGTGGAGCCTCGCGACACGAGCCTGCGCAACGCACTGGACTCGGCCAGCGACGACGTGATGCCGTCGACGATTACTTTGCTTGTTGCACGCGACCTCACCTCCACGCTCAAGAAGCGCCAAGAGTTTGACTACATGTGGAAAGATGCTGCTATCAAGCTCAAGGAGGGCAAGGAGAGCGAGCTCAGCGAGACGCAAAAGTTTGTGGCCGATGTCAAGAAGCCCGATATTGCCTTCAACATGTATTGGGGCCATGAGTGCATGTGCCGCGAGCGCTATTACGAGGCCGTGCTCTATTTCAAGAATGCCTACAACGCGATGCGGCTCAACTATTTCGCTATGGACAAGAAGTCGAAGAGCATGTTCTACGGGCTGTGCTACTTCATAGGCTTCGGCTATTGCGAGTTGGGCCTCTATGAAAAGGCCTACTACTATCTCGACCTGGTGGGCGACATGGGCAAGATCGACTTCACGAGTGAGTTTATCAACGTCATGGCCAATGCCGGCGACCTGCGTGTGTTTCAGTTCATCGAGGATATCATGGGCGACATCAAGGAGGAGTATGACCAAGACGAGGAGCTGCCCGAGCGTGTGCAGCGTTTTGTCGATTTCATGCGCCGCCGGCGTGCCTTCTCATTGATCACCTTCGGCGAGCTCGACGTGGCCGAGAGCGAGTTTAAGCAGATGCTCAACGAGCCCGAAAACCGTGACTATGCTATCGATGAGCTGGCCTTTATCCAGCACAAGCGCGACAGCCGTCGGGCTGCCGGGGGTGACCATGTGCCTGGCAAGCAGCCCGAGCAGTAGCCGCCGCAACAATACACATAGTCTTTTTTTTTCAACAAAAAATCACCCGTTGTGCTGCATGGGCGCGGCTTGCATTGTTGTGCTCATGCTGCCGGCCCGTAGCCTGTCGTAGTCGCCGCTGGCCTTGAGCCTCCTGAGCCAGCTGTTGAAGAAGGCTTGCAGGCTGCGGTTGCCGGCCCGCAGCACCCAGCACTGAAACTGGGTGAAGCTGATGGCGGTGCCCACGTCGACCTTGCCGCGATAGCTGCGTGCCAGGGCTCGGGCAATGCTCTCGTTGACGACGGCATATTTCACTTCGCC
This window contains:
- the fabG gene encoding 3-oxoacyl-ACP reductase FabG gives rise to the protein MKYALVTGASRGIGRAIALALAQQGHVVVINYHSNHEAARAVAQEIESQGGRCELLPFDVSSPGAIEDAVAKWTAAHPDNFISVLVNNAGVRHDNLMIFMQNEEWHSVLDTTLNGFFYLTRRLLKDMLTHRSGRVINIASLSGLKGLPGQTNYSAAKAALIGATKALSQEVAPRKVTVNAVAPGFIETDMTKDLDEDSLKQMIPMKRFGKPDEVAQLVAFLASDKAAYITGQVISINGGLYT
- a CDS encoding beta-ketoacyl-[acyl-carrier-protein] synthase family protein, which gives rise to MNNRRVVITGMGIWSCLGTSLNEVKDALYAGKSGIGIDHDRITYGYQSPLTGIVPEPELKGKLSRRQRIGMPQEAEYAYMASLEAFQGAGIDTDFLLHHEVGVIFGNDSSSRPVIETAKIMDEKHDSAMIGSALVFQSMNSTVNMNLSTIFHLRGINFTVSAACASGSHAIGLAYLLIKQGLQDRILCGGAQEVNYHAMASFDALNAFSKRIEQPQQASRPFDRDRDGLVPSGGAAALVLEDYDSALARGANIIAEVAGYGFSSNGGGIQQPSDSGSVTAMSRALRDAMASPDDIDYINAHATSTPQGDMIEALAIDHIFNGTHALVSSTKSMTGHECWMAGASEAVYSLLMMQHNFVAPNINFENPDEYSEPLNLATATVDTQVDTVLSNSFGFGGTNSALVLKKIAKQ
- a CDS encoding nitrous oxide-stimulated promoter family protein, translated to MQRIEHDKYILRKMITIYARHRCNDDASRQEFMRLAQYACNRLEHCRYGEAKPACKDCPIHCYAPTERQRIKMVMRWAGPRMILYSPRGVLRHLCQTLKTRLWGSPHPQKARNGNEASK
- a CDS encoding RluA family pseudouridine synthase; the protein is MYRNRQHKGGVPRVDTKFTQFLSRENMGLLDFVMKKLDGISRNKAKAILSGGGVMVDHQVQTRHDFQVVPDMLVEISKHPGPETRTRFDFGKYFNIVYEDDDVIVVDKADEVLSMGVGRNSLNMKDLLDRYFIETHQRCHAHVVHRLDTRTSGLMVYAKSVEAQQLMTADWHKTVIDRRYVAVVEGPMEKDHGHIESWLKDTPSLKIVSSRTNNGGKWASTDWRLIEQNDAFALIELHLHTGRKNQIRVHMQVLHHPIVGDYKYGSTTDHARRLCLHAFRLAFYQPRTHEPLSFETPFPSYFLSFFRH
- a CDS encoding HAL/PAL/TAL family ammonia-lyase; the encoded protein is MQTPVFSLEDVSSILYSGKTIDMASLPLDDVEACYEFLKKFAADKVIYGINTGFGPMAQWRVDDKHLKDLQYNIIRSHATGAGAPLDDTCVKAAMIARAGTLLQARSGVHPDAVRLLVQFINRGIFPFIPEHGSVGASGDLVQLAHMALTLIGEGQVHYKGQWRDAGEVLRINGLQPLQIHIREGLSLTNGTSVMTGIGIVNQFMAERLLDWSIAAAVWINEIASSYDDMMSEELNAARRHEGQQHVARCMRKLAQGSQCLRKRQHELYDSSHRDTTTFEHKVQAYYSLRCTPQILGPIAETLACSRRVLEEELNSACDNPIVDPVAGDVLHGGNFHGDYISLEQDKVKIALVRLAMTAERQLNYLMHDRINGILPPFLNMGTLGLNYGMQACQFTATSTTAECQTLAMPNYVHSIPNNNDNQDIVSMGTNTALLTKRVIENCCQVMAILYIALAQATDCLDIAAQLAPANRKTYDEVRERCPKTVDDTPFYREIDSIEQYLKSHDPIKDIQAQ